The following coding sequences are from one Kiritimatiellales bacterium window:
- a CDS encoding transposase — MNSDRLPNRTHPVHYPPIEQFNKPVILFLTVCTARRRKILAQEPVHQALISAWNSAEQWHVGRYVIMPDHIHLFCSPGCHNPENVLSWTTYWKRFVSRACPELKPMWQRHCWDTQLRRDESYTEKWNYILYNPVRAGLTSTPEEWPFHGIIHHLRW; from the coding sequence ATGAATTCTGATCGTTTACCCAATCGAACCCATCCCGTGCATTATCCTCCAATCGAACAATTCAATAAACCTGTCATTCTGTTTTTAACGGTCTGTACCGCCCGCCGCCGGAAAATCCTGGCTCAGGAGCCTGTTCACCAGGCGCTGATATCTGCCTGGAACTCTGCTGAGCAATGGCATGTTGGACGTTATGTCATCATGCCGGATCACATTCATTTGTTCTGTTCGCCGGGATGTCACAATCCGGAAAATGTTTTGTCGTGGACAACATACTGGAAACGGTTTGTCAGTCGAGCGTGTCCGGAACTGAAACCCATGTGGCAGCGCCATTGCTGGGACACTCAATTACGGCGCGACGAAAGCTATACCGAAAAATGGAATTATATTCTATATAACCCGGTGCGCGCCGGATTAACCTCCACGCCGGAAGAGTGGCCTTTCCATGGAATCATTCATCATTTGCGGTGGTGA
- a CDS encoding PEP-CTERM sorting domain-containing protein, with the protein MKSIVKIMAGLVLVSVAGVRGSIISENFDSYVPGDLAAQGGWFTANTIADQTITVVAGGSGFDGGAGQSLRMYDNEAGNKQLIATMNFDAIESDVSVTFDYKHVNGAQRPIVSLRSGNTIALTLSMNSSGSVQYHTGAAWHNAGATVTLSNDTWYRVTLTTDLASSTYDISITDVFGGTVLAFSDAPFVNTVSNLSRLVFSTQNEGIGADFYIDNVTLVPEPATLGLFMISGFCIMMCRRSLQF; encoded by the coding sequence ATGAAATCAATAGTAAAAATTATGGCGGGGTTGGTGTTGGTAAGTGTTGCCGGTGTTCGCGGAAGTATAATTTCCGAGAATTTTGACAGTTATGTGCCGGGCGATCTTGCCGCTCAAGGCGGGTGGTTCACGGCGAATACGATTGCTGATCAGACAATCACGGTTGTTGCCGGCGGGTCCGGGTTTGATGGGGGAGCGGGGCAGTCGCTTCGTATGTATGATAATGAAGCCGGTAATAAGCAGCTTATTGCGACTATGAATTTTGATGCAATAGAGAGTGATGTGTCGGTTACGTTTGATTACAAGCATGTGAATGGCGCACAAAGACCAATAGTCAGCTTGAGGTCGGGCAACACCATAGCACTAACGTTAAGTATGAATTCATCAGGATCTGTTCAGTATCACACCGGCGCGGCCTGGCACAATGCCGGTGCTACTGTTACGCTTAGCAATGATACATGGTATCGCGTGACGCTGACGACTGATCTTGCGTCCAGCACATACGATATTTCTATTACTGATGTTTTCGGCGGTACGGTATTGGCATTTTCTGATGCCCCATTTGTAAACACTGTCAGCAATTTGTCCCGTCTTGTATTTTCAACACAAAATGAAGGTATTGGAGCTGATTTTTATATTGATAACGTAACCCTTGTTCCGGAGCCCGCCACGCTGGGTTTGTTCATGATATCCGGCTTTTGCATAATGATGTGCAGAAGGAGTCTACAGTTCTGA